The Cyclobacterium amurskyense genome contains the following window.
ATTTTTCAAAATTTGGCTTGTACATCGTTTATTTTCTGATCAAAGGACGCCGAAGCAAAAGCCAGGCGGTGATTAATGGAATTGTGGAAGGATTGAAAACAAGATTGAATATTAGTAAATGATGGCTCTACTATTGTTCATTATTGTGGTTGTATATGTTTCACTTCTGCTTTTTTCAATACAGCAAAGAACTTTTATTAGCCTTGGCCTTGCTAGGTTTTTTTTTCTACAACAGAAGCATTTGGAGCTACCCCATAAGACTGAATTTGTAGATAAATTGTTTCTTAGTTTTACGTCTTTGGCAATTTTATACGTGTTTCTTCCACTAGGTGAAGCCGATTTTTTAAGTAAGCTATTGTATTTAAAAGGAATATTGTTAATTCCCATTTTTTATTTTTTGGGAAGAAACACAAGGATGGATCAACAGTCGATAACCAGACTTTTTAACCTTATAATGATTGTGGCAATCGCTGCCTTTTGTCTAAACGTTATTGAAAAGGTTATCGGGGTTCACTTTCAGCAATTTACCGGGTATGCGCTGTTTAACTTTGCTGTCAACGGTATCGATCCTTCAGGTAACTTTGGTTTGTCCTGGACATTTGAAACCCAAATCTCGGGGATGCGTTTGGCCTCCTTTTTTCAGATCCTTTGGAACTTGCCAGTTCCTGTCTATTGGCTTTTTCTACAGGACTTATTTGGTACTTGAGTAAGGAAAGGGCAGACAGTTGGTTGTATATAATAGTAATGGTGGCGGCCTTCGGGAGCTTGATGATGACCGCCTCTAGAGCAGCATTTGGAGCATTTTATATTATGTTACTGTTTGTTGCAGTGATTTTTAGACTCTATAAGTTACTTGGTTTGGGTATTTTGACGTTTTTTGCCTCCGATGAATTTTATTATTTTGTATACGACACCATTACTTTTCAGAATGCATCTAGTGTAGGACATTTGGTAGAATGGTTTCTTGCCTTGGACTCCATCATTGCCAATCCGGAAGGAATTGGACTAGCCATGAGTGGGAATAGGGGAAGTGTAGCTGACGAAGTACTTGTTGGTGGTGAAAATCAGATCTTGATTTATGGTTTGCAAATTGGGGTGCTTGGAATGTTTTTGTACATCGCCATTTTAGGTTTTGGCATTTACAAAAGCCTTCTCGTTTTCAGGAAAACGGAGGACAGCAATACCGCACGGATTGCTTTTGTCGCAGCAACAACTAAATTCGGGCTGCTTCTTCCACTTTTTACATCCAATGCGGAACTTTACACCTACGTTTCCCTTTTTACAAAGTGGATGATGGGTTATTCTTTAACTGCCTATAATCAGCTTTATTCAACTATGAAGTCCGTAAGTGGTCTTCCTCAAACTTTGGCATGAAATCGAAACCAAAAAAGGTTATTCTTCTTGATATTTTTTTTCAATACCTGGCACAAACGGGTATTAAAACCTATACCGAGAATTTGCTTGACCAAGTAGAGGCTTACAATGGAGAGAACTATACTTTTGTCATCTACCCTTCGAGAGAAAAAATATTAAAGAATAATTTCTTCAAAGGAAAGACAGCTCGTTGGAAGAACTGGGTTTTTCAACTACAGTATTTTTCTCATAAACTCATTGTACTTCCAGTGCTTTCATTTTGGTACAAGGCTGATCTTGTCTTATCTCCTGACATTCTTTCTCCCATTTATTCACGCGGCAAAAGGGTATCTGTGATTCATGATGCTTTTTTCTGGGAATCACCCGAACATTACAATGCACTGTGGAGGAAAATATACTTGTTCCTTTTGCAGAAAAGCATTGATTCGGGAGCAAATGTTTTGACGATTAGCCATTTTGCAAAAGGCCGTATTTCAAAGTATTTAAGAACCAGCAATCCTATAGAAGTAATTCCAACCGGTTTGGATTTAAAAGTAAAAGCCAAAACTGAAAAGCTGGTTTCACCTCTCTCTAATCCTTACTTTATTCATGTTGGTGTGATGGAGAAAAGGAAAAACATTGTTAGGCTAATTGAAGCGTTCTCCATCTTTTTGAAAAAAGTTAAAAAGGATTATTCTTTGGTTTTAGTAGGGCAAAGAGGACCTAGGGAGGCCTTGGATGATTATGGAGCAATTCTGGAAGAAGTTAAGAAACACCAATTAGAGGGGGAGGTTGTCTTTACTGGTTATTTGGATGAGGATGCCTTGACCTCCTATTATAATTCTGCAGAGGCTTATGTGTTCCCATCTACCAATGAGGGCTTTGGTTTACCTGTATTGGAGGCATTCTCTTATGGTTTGCCTGTGATCATAGGACCCCAGGGGGCTTTGCAGGAAGTTGGAGGAGATGCAGTATTGGTGAGTAAGAGCTTTGCTGCAGAGGATTTTTCTGAAGCCATGTTAAGGATTTCGAAGGAAGAGGAGACACGGCAACAATTAATAGCTTTAGGTTTTAAGCGACTTTCCCTGTTTACGGGGGAGAAGTTTTTCCTATCTTTGCTGGCATATTTTAATAGGAGTATTGATGGGTAGTTTTCCAGGAAAATTTATTTCAGGGATTTCAGGTTTAGATTTTTCAGACCGATTTGGGCAAGGATGGGACAGGCTTTCTACCCTGTCGGTATTGGCCCGTATGGGCTTGTGGTGGTTACGCGGAATATTTCTAAGACTGCAGTTAAAATCCTCTAAAGGGATGCTTTTGATAGGAAAAGGAGTAACCATTCGGCAGGCGGCTTATTTCCAGGTTGGCAGTAACTTTGTCGCTCAGGATCACTGTGAAATCAATTGTCTTTCCCAAAAAGGTATTGTATTCGGAGATAAAGTT
Protein-coding sequences here:
- a CDS encoding glycosyltransferase family 4 protein, with translation MKSKPKKVILLDIFFQYLAQTGIKTYTENLLDQVEAYNGENYTFVIYPSREKILKNNFFKGKTARWKNWVFQLQYFSHKLIVLPVLSFWYKADLVLSPDILSPIYSRGKRVSVIHDAFFWESPEHYNALWRKIYLFLLQKSIDSGANVLTISHFAKGRISKYLRTSNPIEVIPTGLDLKVKAKTEKLVSPLSNPYFIHVGVMEKRKNIVRLIEAFSIFLKKVKKDYSLVLVGQRGPREALDDYGAILEEVKKHQLEGEVVFTGYLDEDALTSYYNSAEAYVFPSTNEGFGLPVLEAFSYGLPVIIGPQGALQEVGGDAVLVSKSFAAEDFSEAMLRISKEEETRQQLIALGFKRLSLFTGEKFFLSLLAYFNRSIDG